Proteins encoded in a region of the Streptomyces sp. NBC_00258 genome:
- a CDS encoding rod shape-determining protein, with translation MSFIGRDMAVDLGTANTLVYVRGRGIVLNEPSVVAINTNTGGILAVGAEAKKMIGRTPGNIVAVRPLKDGVIADFEITERMLRYFILKIHKRRYLARPRVVVCVPSGITGVERRAVIEASSQAGARQVHIIEEPMAAAIGSGLPVHEATGNMVVDIGGGTTEVAVISLGGIVTAQSIRVAGDELDNAIIQHIKKEYSLLLGERTAEQIKITIGSAYDLDNDEHTEIRGRDLVSGLPKTVVISAAEVRKAIEEPVNAIVDAVKTTLDKCPPELSGDVMDRGIVLTGGGALLRGLDERLRRETGMPIHIAEDPLDSVALGSGKCVEEFEALQQVLDAQPRR, from the coding sequence ATGTCGTTCATCGGCCGTGACATGGCTGTCGACCTCGGGACCGCCAACACGCTGGTGTACGTCAGGGGTCGCGGGATCGTACTCAACGAGCCGTCCGTCGTCGCGATCAACACCAACACCGGTGGCATCCTCGCGGTCGGCGCGGAAGCGAAGAAGATGATCGGGCGGACGCCGGGCAACATCGTTGCCGTGCGCCCGCTGAAGGACGGTGTCATCGCCGACTTCGAGATCACCGAGCGCATGCTCCGCTACTTCATCCTGAAGATCCACAAGCGGCGCTATCTCGCCCGTCCTCGCGTCGTCGTCTGTGTGCCCTCGGGCATCACGGGCGTCGAGCGCCGTGCCGTCATCGAGGCGTCGTCCCAGGCCGGCGCCCGCCAGGTGCACATCATCGAGGAGCCCATGGCCGCGGCCATCGGTTCCGGCCTGCCGGTCCACGAGGCCACGGGCAACATGGTGGTGGACATCGGCGGCGGCACCACGGAGGTCGCGGTCATCTCGCTCGGCGGAATCGTCACGGCACAGTCCATCCGTGTCGCCGGCGACGAGCTGGACAACGCGATCATCCAGCACATCAAGAAGGAGTACTCGCTCCTTCTCGGTGAGCGGACGGCCGAACAGATCAAGATCACGATCGGTTCCGCGTACGACCTCGACAATGACGAACACACCGAAATCCGCGGCCGGGACCTGGTCTCCGGCCTCCCGAAGACCGTTGTCATCTCGGCCGCCGAAGTCCGGAAGGCGATCGAGGAGCCCGTCAACGCCATCGTCGACGCGGTCAAGACCACCCTCGACAAGTGCCCGCCGGAGCTGTCCGGCGACGTCATGGACCGCGGGATCGTGCTCACCGGTGGCGGCGCCCTGCTGCGCGGCCTCGACGAGCGGCTGCGTCGCGAGACCGGCATGCCGATCCATATCGCGGAGGATCCGCTCGACAGCGTGGCGCTCGGCTCCGGCAAGTGTGTCGAGGAGTTCGAGGCGCTCCAGCAGGTTCTGGACGCCCAGCCGCGCAGATGA
- the mreC gene encoding rod shape-determining protein MreC produces MRDTRESRLLLVLLIAIAFALITVDIRGGKDSPVDGARQAAATVFGPIENGVSSAVDPVGNAIEAVKGSGGRHDRIAQLERDNAALKAKLGSDDRNRSRLKQLDKVLKTAGAGQYGIKGAEVIAIGAAQGFSWTVTIDVGANDGIKRDMTVLNGDGLVGRVTTVGPNTATVLLANDPDFTVGTRMEATDELGFASGQGDRPLRVELLNGKAKIKKGDRLVTFGSQADRPFVPGVPVGIVSRVDPSGGDLTRTLYVTPYVSFTKLDIVGVVVQAPRKDPRDDVLPPKPEPTPTPTVTVTVTPSANAPADGLQQEQ; encoded by the coding sequence GTGAGGGACACACGAGAGAGCCGGCTGCTCTTGGTGCTGCTGATCGCCATCGCGTTCGCTTTGATCACGGTGGACATCCGCGGCGGCAAGGATTCGCCGGTCGACGGTGCCCGGCAGGCCGCCGCCACGGTCTTCGGCCCGATCGAGAACGGGGTGTCGTCCGCGGTCGACCCCGTCGGCAACGCGATCGAGGCAGTGAAGGGCTCGGGTGGCCGTCACGACCGCATCGCCCAACTGGAGCGCGACAACGCCGCGTTGAAGGCGAAGCTGGGCAGCGACGACCGTAACCGCAGCCGCCTCAAACAGCTCGACAAGGTCCTCAAGACGGCCGGCGCCGGGCAGTACGGCATCAAGGGCGCCGAGGTCATCGCCATAGGAGCGGCCCAGGGCTTCTCCTGGACCGTGACCATCGACGTCGGCGCGAACGACGGCATCAAGCGGGACATGACCGTCCTGAACGGAGACGGGCTGGTCGGCCGCGTCACCACCGTGGGGCCCAACACCGCCACCGTGCTGCTCGCCAACGACCCCGACTTCACGGTCGGCACGCGTATGGAGGCCACCGACGAGCTGGGCTTCGCCTCCGGCCAGGGTGACCGCCCGCTGCGCGTGGAGCTGCTCAACGGCAAGGCCAAGATCAAGAAGGGTGACCGGCTGGTCACCTTCGGATCCCAGGCCGACAGGCCGTTCGTGCCGGGCGTCCCGGTCGGCATCGTGTCCCGCGTGGACCCCTCCGGCGGCGACCTGACCCGCACGCTCTACGTCACGCCGTACGTGTCCTTCACCAAGCTCGACATCGTCGGTGTCGTAGTCCAGGCCCCGCGCAAGGACCCACGTGACGACGTGCTGCCGCCCAAACCGGAGCCAACGCCCACGCCGACCGTGACCGTGACGGTCACGCCCTCGGCGAACGCGCCCGCCGACGGTCTGCAGCAAGAGCAGTAG
- the mreD gene encoding rod shape-determining protein MreD gives MRFNRMLLSTTLVVVALVVQVSVLARLHLPGAVPDLLLLTVLGLALVYGHVGGALIGFGAGLLADLAPPADHAAGRYALVLCVIGYLAGLAKPDHGQLKSATGPMAVVVAAAVGSTLLYAGVGALVGDTAARHVGLSSLLFTAALYDLLLAPFVVPGIMALARRAENDPLAEAGGGGGSAKKPDVTAGWLSSGTGLSIGSQRGGLRVKAAKARVARAGRIKGVKRL, from the coding sequence ATGCGCTTCAACCGAATGCTGCTCTCCACCACCCTCGTGGTCGTCGCCCTGGTGGTTCAGGTGAGCGTCCTGGCCCGGCTCCACCTGCCGGGAGCCGTGCCCGATCTGCTGCTGCTCACCGTGCTCGGCCTCGCCCTGGTCTACGGCCATGTCGGCGGCGCCCTCATCGGCTTCGGCGCGGGCCTGCTCGCCGACCTGGCCCCGCCCGCCGACCACGCCGCCGGGCGCTACGCCCTCGTGCTGTGCGTCATCGGCTACCTCGCCGGACTCGCCAAGCCTGATCACGGCCAGCTCAAGTCCGCCACCGGCCCGATGGCCGTGGTCGTCGCCGCCGCGGTCGGATCCACCCTCCTGTACGCGGGAGTGGGCGCCCTCGTCGGCGACACCGCGGCCCGCCATGTGGGCCTGAGCAGCCTGCTGTTCACGGCCGCTCTGTACGACCTGCTGCTCGCCCCGTTCGTCGTGCCGGGGATCATGGCCCTGGCCCGGCGCGCCGAGAACGACCCGCTCGCGGAGGCAGGCGGCGGCGGTGGCTCCGCCAAGAAACCCGACGTCACCGCGGGCTGGCTGTCCTCCGGGACCGGCCTGAGCATCGGCAGCCAGCGCGGCGGCCTGAGAGTCAAGGCGGCCAAGGCGCGCGTCGCGCGTGCGGGACGCATCAAGGGGGTCAAGCGGCTGTGA
- the mrdA gene encoding penicillin-binding protein 2 has product MTNIPETGRSPRVQIRLVVIQILVLSLLGTLGGRLWYLQIRNGDEYAKEASGNHVQQVVSPAVRGSILDARGVPIADNETRLVVSASRTDLLKMKDDGDAVLAKLARVLGMKAKDVMDKVRLCDSKTPQPCWNGSPYQPIPITDEATAKQALQIRERAEDFPGITAEPQAVRRYAAPGEANTAQVLGYLSPVTDEEITKAKDTDSPYLRSDQVGRSGLEREYDKELRGKAGVTRYEVDNLGRVIGQAKSDEAQPGANVVTSIDSRVQRVAEYELNEAMKDARDEFDDNTGENYKADSGAVVVMEAKTGRVVAMASNPSYDPNAWVGGISGKDYTKLTGKDSNYPLLNRAIQGQSAPGSVFKVIPTAAAINAGYSFDGPYECSSSYSIGGQVFKNFESKGYGPISLGRALEVSCDTVFYRLSHEEWKRDGGIKPKKNAKNWFYKTAHQFGLGKETGIDLPNEVAGRVPDRQWKLDYWKANKDAWCKYGKKGGSYAQQIAYENCLEGNRMRAGDSVNYSIGQGDTLVTPIQMATIYGAISNGGTLYDPTVGKAIISPDGKTVQEIKPKSHGKLPMTQKTRDSIDGALAGVATRGSAAWRFGGWPQDKIPLHAKTGTAEVYGKQTTSWFTTYTKDYTVVMTISQGGTGSGASAPAVRKIYNALYGISEDGTIDKKKALLYTPQKSLPKIEADGSIDSPKAEKYPAKEEQASEEGGQQPVSGDDPAAIVPNPDPGNNRDARRRSARPRKRRRTLT; this is encoded by the coding sequence GTGACCAACATCCCGGAGACCGGCCGGAGCCCACGGGTCCAGATCCGGCTCGTCGTCATCCAGATCCTCGTGCTCTCGCTCCTGGGCACCCTCGGCGGGCGCCTCTGGTACCTCCAGATCCGCAACGGCGACGAGTACGCCAAGGAGGCCTCCGGCAACCACGTCCAGCAGGTCGTCAGCCCCGCCGTGCGCGGCTCGATCCTGGACGCCCGCGGAGTGCCGATCGCCGACAACGAGACCCGGCTCGTGGTCTCCGCGTCCCGCACCGACCTGCTGAAGATGAAGGACGACGGCGACGCCGTCCTCGCCAAGCTCGCGCGTGTCCTCGGCATGAAGGCCAAGGACGTCATGGACAAGGTCCGGCTGTGCGACTCGAAGACGCCGCAGCCGTGCTGGAACGGCTCGCCCTACCAGCCGATCCCCATCACCGACGAGGCCACGGCCAAGCAGGCCCTGCAGATCCGCGAGCGTGCCGAGGACTTCCCCGGCATCACCGCCGAGCCGCAGGCCGTCCGCCGCTACGCCGCCCCCGGTGAGGCCAACACCGCGCAGGTCCTCGGTTATCTCTCGCCCGTCACCGACGAGGAGATCACCAAGGCCAAGGACACCGACTCGCCGTATCTGCGCTCCGACCAGGTCGGCCGCTCGGGCCTCGAGCGCGAGTACGACAAGGAACTGCGCGGCAAGGCCGGCGTCACCCGCTACGAGGTCGACAACCTCGGCCGCGTCATCGGCCAGGCCAAGAGCGACGAGGCCCAGCCCGGCGCCAACGTCGTCACCAGCATCGACTCCCGCGTCCAGCGCGTCGCGGAGTACGAGCTGAACGAGGCGATGAAGGACGCCCGCGACGAATTCGACGACAACACCGGCGAGAACTACAAGGCCGACTCCGGCGCGGTCGTCGTCATGGAGGCCAAGACCGGCCGCGTCGTCGCGATGGCGTCCAACCCGTCGTACGACCCGAACGCCTGGGTCGGCGGGATCTCCGGCAAGGACTACACCAAGCTCACCGGCAAGGACTCCAACTACCCGCTCCTGAACCGCGCGATCCAGGGCCAGTCGGCCCCCGGCTCCGTCTTCAAGGTCATCCCGACGGCCGCCGCGATCAACGCGGGTTACTCCTTCGACGGCCCCTACGAATGCTCCAGTTCGTACTCCATCGGCGGCCAGGTCTTCAAGAACTTCGAGTCGAAGGGGTACGGCCCGATCAGCCTCGGCCGCGCCCTTGAGGTCTCCTGTGACACCGTCTTCTACCGGCTCTCCCACGAGGAGTGGAAGCGGGACGGCGGCATCAAGCCGAAGAAGAACGCCAAGAACTGGTTCTACAAGACGGCCCACCAGTTCGGCCTCGGCAAGGAGACCGGCATCGACCTGCCGAACGAGGTAGCCGGCCGCGTCCCCGACCGCCAGTGGAAGCTCGACTACTGGAAGGCCAACAAGGACGCCTGGTGCAAGTACGGCAAGAAGGGCGGCTCGTACGCCCAGCAGATCGCGTACGAGAACTGCCTCGAAGGCAACCGGATGCGTGCCGGTGACTCCGTCAACTACTCCATCGGCCAGGGCGACACGCTCGTCACCCCGATCCAGATGGCGACGATCTACGGGGCGATCTCCAACGGCGGCACCCTCTACGACCCGACCGTCGGCAAGGCGATCATCAGCCCCGACGGCAAGACGGTCCAGGAGATCAAGCCGAAGTCGCACGGCAAGCTGCCGATGACGCAGAAGACGCGCGACTCGATAGACGGTGCCCTCGCGGGAGTCGCGACCCGCGGTTCGGCCGCCTGGCGGTTCGGCGGCTGGCCGCAGGACAAGATCCCGCTGCACGCCAAGACGGGTACGGCCGAGGTCTACGGCAAGCAGACGACCTCATGGTTCACCACGTACACCAAGGACTACACGGTCGTCATGACCATCTCCCAGGGTGGTACGGGCTCCGGTGCCTCGGCCCCCGCCGTGCGCAAGATCTACAACGCGCTGTACGGCATCTCCGAGGACGGCACGATCGACAAGAAGAAGGCCCTGCTCTACACCCCGCAGAAGAGCCTTCCGAAGATCGAGGCCGACGGTTCGATCGACTCCCCGAAGGCCGAGAAGTACCCGGCCAAGGAGGAGCAGGCCTCCGAGGAGGGCGGGCAGCAGCCGGTGTCCGGTGACGACCCGGCCGCCATCGTGCCGAACCCCGACCCCGGCAACAACCGCGACGCCCGAAGGCGCTCGGCCCGCCCGAGGAAGAGGCGGAGGACGCTTACATGA
- the rodA gene encoding rod shape-determining protein RodA: protein MTGANGFSVSGYGPERSSWSRLFARDSLARRLDWPILFSAIALSLIGAALVYSATRNRTELNQGDPYYFLFRHLLNTGIGFALMIGTVWLGHRTLRTAVPILYGISVFLILLVLTPLGATINGAHAWIVIGGGFSLQPSEFVKITIILGMAMLLAARVDAGDKPYPDHRTVLQALGLAAVPILIVMLMPDLGSVMVMVIVVLGVLLASGASNRWVFGLLGAGALGAIAVWQLKILDEYQINRFAAFANPELDPAGVGYNTNQARIAIGSGGLFGTGLGKGSQTTGQFVPEQQTDFVFTVAGEELGFVGAGLILVLLGIVLWRACRIARETTELYGTIVAAGIIAWFAFQSFENVGMTLGIMPVAGLPLPFVSYGGSSMFAVWVAVGLLQSIRVQRPMSA, encoded by the coding sequence ATGACCGGCGCGAACGGATTCTCCGTCTCCGGATACGGGCCCGAACGCTCCAGCTGGTCGCGGCTGTTCGCCCGCGACTCGCTCGCCCGCAGGCTCGACTGGCCGATACTGTTCTCGGCCATCGCGCTCTCCCTGATCGGCGCGGCCCTCGTCTACTCGGCGACCCGCAACCGCACCGAGCTCAACCAGGGCGACCCGTACTACTTCCTGTTCCGGCATCTGCTCAACACGGGCATCGGCTTCGCCCTGATGATCGGCACGGTCTGGCTCGGCCACCGCACCCTGCGCACGGCCGTACCGATCCTGTACGGGATCTCCGTCTTCCTGATCCTGCTGGTGCTGACCCCGCTCGGCGCGACCATCAACGGCGCGCACGCGTGGATCGTCATCGGCGGCGGCTTCTCGCTCCAGCCCTCCGAGTTCGTGAAGATCACGATCATCCTGGGCATGGCGATGCTGCTCGCGGCCCGGGTCGACGCCGGCGACAAGCCCTACCCCGACCACCGCACGGTCCTGCAGGCGCTCGGCCTGGCCGCCGTACCGATACTGATCGTCATGCTCATGCCCGACCTCGGCTCGGTCATGGTCATGGTGATCGTCGTGCTCGGCGTGCTGCTCGCCTCCGGCGCCTCCAACCGCTGGGTCTTCGGGCTGCTCGGCGCCGGCGCCCTCGGCGCGATCGCGGTCTGGCAACTCAAGATCCTCGACGAGTACCAGATCAACCGCTTCGCGGCCTTCGCCAACCCCGAGCTCGACCCTGCGGGCGTCGGCTACAACACCAACCAGGCGCGTATCGCGATCGGCTCCGGCGGTCTCTTCGGGACCGGCCTCGGCAAGGGCTCGCAGACCACCGGCCAGTTCGTGCCCGAGCAGCAGACGGACTTCGTCTTCACGGTCGCCGGCGAGGAACTCGGCTTCGTCGGCGCCGGACTGATCCTGGTCCTGCTGGGCATCGTGCTGTGGCGGGCCTGCCGCATCGCCCGCGAGACGACCGAGCTGTACGGCACGATCGTCGCCGCCGGGATCATCGCCTGGTTCGCCTTCCAGTCCTTCGAGAACGTCGGCATGACCCTAGGCATCATGCCGGTGGCGGGTCTGCCACTGCCTTTCGTGTCGTACGGAGGCTCGTCGATGTTCGCCGTCTGGGTGGCCGTGGGGCTCCTGCAGTCGATCCGAGTCCAAAGACCGATGTCGGCCTAG